Proteins encoded in a region of the Streptomyces sp. NBC_00513 genome:
- a CDS encoding DUF6191 domain-containing protein: protein MFNMFEELFAPGRKHTNEEKKRLELSRTDVNDGDPGRGPIDLESGTVLIRPAERPPA from the coding sequence GTGTTCAACATGTTCGAGGAGCTCTTCGCCCCGGGGCGCAAGCACACCAACGAGGAGAAGAAACGACTGGAGCTGTCCCGGACCGACGTCAATGACGGCGATCCGGGACGGGGCCCGATAGATCTCGAATCCGGCACGGTGCTCATACGCCCTGCCGAGCGACCTCCGGCCTAG
- a CDS encoding AAA family ATPase, protein MLGDVETRSVSPVFVGRADELAILVDALTRAGDQEPQALVIGGEAGVGKTRLTEEFLGEAARRGAVVAVGGCVEIGAEGLPFAPFSTALRSLRRRLPEELAAATAGQEDELARILPELGDTPRGPHDEESTARLFELTARMLERLAADRTIVLVLEDLHWADTSTRHLLAYLFRTLGNGRLVVVATYRADDIHRRHPLRPLLAELDRLRTVQRIELPRFNRAEVRRQLAGILASRPDEAFVDSVFDRSDGNAFFVEELVASRANGCRTGLTESLRDLLLVRVEVLPESAQRVVRIVAEGGSTVEYPLLRAVTGLGEDELIEALRAAVGANILLPTSDGDGYRFRHSLVREAVSDDLLPGERARVNRRFAEAMEADETLIRAGERVIRLASYWYYANDAVKALPAVLAASVTARRRHAYSEQLSLLERAIDLWDSVPEETREGLRPADYTDVYPPCGCDPENTGLRRLDLLAEATVAARYGGERERALKLTKTALRMLEEDEDPLRAAWFWTERSRLVASLARGDGWAEIARAQELVRGLPPSQVHAEVLVRAAGWGMLHKPGPDNLAAAERAVEYARMVGAEDVELNARITVASLCVDSGDSETGLAELHAVKDRATELGLTALAGRAHINLTSQLESLGRSAEAVEVAKRGTELVGKSRLLDSEAWVRGNMAESLYSLGRWDEAAEEARETLRVGQSAAPRASAAARLSYLALARGELSEAAAQLATAHAYFGTHDAQPQHRLPLYRLEIGVAAGEGRIVEARSHVTEAIAHGFALGQHRYAWPLLLAAATAEADARGLPTADSGREAALKALRAAARTLATPVPVWTAHAEYVRTELLRAEGRDTTADWTAVVDMIRPLARPYLLARAGYRLGEALLVAGGDRETATELLREAHATAERLGSRRLCEDLTLLAQRARVPLDAPDPHGAPPTPEVDPAEALGLTSRERDVLRLVATGSTNRRIAEELFISPKTASVHVSNILAKLGVAGRGEAAALAHRLRLFGPELQDRPDRGSRRTPGGGQAGHGGRPSGSAPVRGAGSRPEVARQGV, encoded by the coding sequence ATGCTCGGCGACGTGGAGACCAGATCCGTGAGCCCGGTGTTCGTCGGCCGAGCCGACGAACTGGCCATACTCGTCGATGCACTGACACGCGCCGGGGACCAGGAGCCGCAGGCCCTGGTCATCGGGGGCGAGGCCGGCGTCGGCAAGACCCGCCTCACGGAGGAGTTCCTGGGCGAGGCGGCCCGCCGCGGCGCGGTGGTGGCCGTCGGAGGCTGTGTGGAGATCGGGGCGGAGGGGCTTCCCTTCGCCCCCTTCTCGACGGCGCTGCGCAGCCTGCGCCGCCGGCTCCCCGAGGAACTGGCCGCCGCGACCGCCGGTCAGGAGGACGAACTCGCCCGCATCCTCCCCGAGCTCGGCGACACCCCCAGGGGCCCGCACGACGAGGAGAGCACCGCGCGCCTCTTCGAGCTGACGGCCCGCATGCTCGAACGGCTCGCCGCCGATCGCACCATCGTGCTCGTCCTGGAAGACCTGCACTGGGCCGACACCTCCACCCGGCACCTCCTCGCCTACCTCTTCCGCACCCTCGGCAACGGCCGTCTCGTCGTCGTCGCCACCTATCGCGCCGACGACATCCACCGCCGTCACCCGCTGCGCCCGCTCCTCGCCGAACTCGACCGGCTCCGCACCGTCCAACGCATCGAACTGCCCCGCTTCAACCGGGCCGAGGTGCGCCGACAGCTCGCCGGCATCCTCGCCTCGCGGCCCGACGAGGCCTTCGTGGACTCGGTGTTCGACCGCTCCGACGGCAATGCCTTCTTCGTCGAGGAACTCGTCGCCTCGCGGGCGAACGGCTGCCGTACGGGACTCACCGAATCCCTGCGCGATCTGCTGCTCGTCCGGGTCGAGGTCCTGCCGGAGTCCGCGCAGCGCGTGGTCCGGATCGTGGCCGAGGGCGGTTCCACCGTCGAGTACCCGCTGCTGCGCGCCGTCACGGGGCTCGGCGAGGACGAGCTGATCGAGGCTCTGCGGGCCGCCGTCGGCGCCAACATCCTCCTCCCCACCTCCGACGGGGACGGCTACCGCTTCCGTCACTCCCTCGTCCGCGAGGCCGTCAGCGACGACCTGCTGCCGGGCGAGCGCGCCCGCGTCAACCGCCGTTTCGCCGAGGCCATGGAAGCCGACGAGACGCTGATCCGCGCCGGCGAACGGGTCATCAGGCTGGCCAGCTACTGGTACTACGCCAACGACGCGGTCAAGGCGCTGCCCGCCGTCCTCGCCGCCTCCGTGACCGCCCGCCGCCGACACGCCTACTCCGAGCAGCTGAGCCTGCTGGAACGGGCCATCGACCTCTGGGACAGCGTCCCGGAGGAGACGCGCGAGGGACTCCGCCCGGCGGACTACACCGACGTCTACCCGCCCTGTGGATGCGATCCGGAGAACACCGGGCTCCGGCGACTCGACCTGCTGGCCGAGGCCACCGTCGCGGCCCGCTACGGAGGCGAACGCGAGCGCGCCCTCAAGCTGACCAAGACCGCGCTGCGCATGCTGGAGGAGGACGAGGACCCGCTCAGGGCCGCCTGGTTCTGGACCGAGCGCTCCCGGTTGGTCGCAAGCCTCGCCCGCGGCGACGGGTGGGCGGAGATAGCCAGGGCGCAGGAACTCGTCCGGGGGCTGCCCCCGTCCCAGGTGCACGCCGAGGTGCTGGTCCGGGCCGCGGGCTGGGGCATGCTCCACAAGCCGGGCCCCGACAACCTCGCCGCCGCCGAACGCGCCGTGGAGTACGCGCGGATGGTCGGCGCGGAGGACGTCGAACTCAACGCGCGGATCACGGTCGCCTCCCTGTGTGTCGACTCCGGCGACAGCGAGACGGGCCTCGCCGAACTGCACGCGGTCAAGGACCGCGCCACGGAACTCGGGCTGACCGCATTGGCCGGTCGTGCTCATATCAATCTCACCTCTCAGTTGGAATCGCTGGGCCGTTCCGCGGAAGCCGTGGAAGTGGCCAAGCGGGGCACTGAACTCGTCGGCAAATCAAGGCTGTTGGACTCCGAGGCCTGGGTTCGGGGCAACATGGCGGAAAGCCTCTACAGCCTCGGCCGCTGGGACGAGGCCGCCGAGGAAGCCCGGGAGACCCTCCGTGTCGGCCAGAGTGCCGCCCCGCGCGCCTCCGCCGCCGCACGCCTCTCCTACCTGGCCCTGGCCCGCGGTGAACTCTCCGAGGCCGCCGCCCAACTCGCCACGGCACACGCATACTTCGGCACGCACGACGCCCAGCCCCAACACCGACTGCCGCTCTACCGGCTGGAGATCGGAGTGGCCGCGGGCGAGGGCCGGATCGTCGAGGCCCGCAGCCACGTCACCGAAGCCATCGCCCACGGATTCGCGCTCGGGCAACACCGCTACGCCTGGCCGCTGTTGCTGGCCGCGGCCACCGCTGAGGCCGACGCCCGGGGACTCCCGACCGCCGACTCCGGACGGGAAGCCGCCCTGAAGGCGCTGCGCGCCGCCGCCCGCACCCTGGCGACCCCGGTGCCGGTATGGACCGCGCACGCCGAGTACGTCCGGACCGAGCTGCTCCGCGCCGAAGGCCGGGACACCACCGCGGACTGGACCGCCGTCGTCGACATGATCCGACCCCTCGCCCGCCCCTACCTGCTCGCCCGGGCCGGGTACCGACTCGGCGAGGCGCTGCTCGTGGCCGGCGGCGACCGGGAGACGGCCACCGAACTGCTCCGCGAGGCACACGCCACCGCCGAGCGGCTCGGCTCCCGACGGCTGTGCGAGGACCTGACGCTGCTGGCGCAACGCGCCCGGGTCCCGCTCGACGCCCCCGACCCGCACGGGGCGCCGCCGACACCGGAGGTGGACCCGGCCGAGGCCCTGGGGCTGACCAGCCGCGAGCGGGACGTACTACGGCTGGTCGCGACGGGCAGCACCAACCGCCGGATCGCGGAGGAACTCTTCATCTCCCCGAAGACGGCCAGCGTGCACGTCTCGAACATCCTGGCCAAGCTGGGCGTGGCCGGCCGCGGCGAGGCCGCCGCCCTCGCCCATAGGCTCAGACTGTTCGGCCCCGAACTCCAGGACCGCCCGGACCGCGGAAGCCGCCGGACCCCGGGAGGCGGCCAGGCCGGTCACGGTGGCCGGCCGTCCGGATCCGCCCCGGTACGCGGCGCCGGGTCTAGGCCGGAGGTCGCTCGGCAGGGCGTATGA
- a CDS encoding 2-hydroxyacid dehydrogenase, producing MTATTPDVWLPFAADEIEGLPDCFRYRRWDGEDAFPADPGDCVFYVTPYMKSPAVTLRPLPAMPDLQVVQTLTAGIDHVLGGLDGLRSGVRLCNARGVHEASTAELTLTLILASLRGIPGMVRGQDREEWRAGFYPALADKSVLIVGHGSVGAAIEDRLIPFECARVTRVARSARTTAHGPVHALADLPRLLPDADVVVLSTPLTDATRGLVDAHFLSRMKDGALLVNVARGPVVDTAALLAELESGRLRAALDVTEPEPLPAGHPLWHAPNVLITPHVGGSSSAFEPRAKRLLARQLSRFAAGEPLENTVLTTG from the coding sequence ATGACTGCAACGACCCCGGACGTCTGGCTCCCCTTCGCCGCCGACGAGATCGAAGGCCTTCCCGACTGCTTCCGGTACCGACGGTGGGACGGCGAGGACGCGTTCCCCGCGGACCCGGGGGACTGCGTCTTCTACGTCACCCCGTACATGAAGTCCCCGGCCGTCACCCTGCGACCGCTGCCGGCGATGCCCGACCTCCAGGTCGTCCAGACCCTCACCGCGGGCATCGACCACGTACTCGGCGGCCTCGACGGGCTGCGGTCCGGCGTGCGCCTGTGCAACGCCCGCGGGGTGCACGAGGCCAGCACCGCCGAACTGACCCTCACCCTGATCCTCGCCTCGCTCCGCGGCATCCCCGGCATGGTCCGCGGCCAGGACCGCGAGGAGTGGCGCGCCGGCTTCTACCCGGCCCTCGCCGACAAGTCGGTCCTGATCGTCGGGCACGGGTCGGTCGGCGCGGCCATCGAGGACCGGTTGATCCCCTTCGAGTGCGCGCGCGTCACACGGGTCGCACGCTCCGCGCGCACCACCGCGCACGGGCCGGTGCACGCCCTCGCCGACCTTCCCCGACTCCTCCCGGACGCCGACGTGGTGGTCCTTTCCACCCCGCTGACCGATGCCACCCGCGGCCTGGTCGACGCCCATTTCCTCAGCCGGATGAAGGACGGCGCCCTGCTCGTGAACGTGGCGCGCGGACCGGTCGTCGACACGGCGGCCCTGCTCGCGGAACTGGAATCCGGCCGGTTGCGGGCGGCGCTCGACGTGACCGAGCCGGAACCGCTGCCCGCGGGCCACCCGCTGTGGCACGCCCCGAACGTCCTGATCACGCCCCATGTGGGCGGCAGCAGTTCGGCGTTCGAGCCGCGGGCCAAGCGGCTCCTGGCCCGGCAGCTCTCCCGGTTCGCCGCCGGCGAGCCCCTGGAGAACACGGTGTTGACCACGGGGTGA
- a CDS encoding IS5 family transposase (programmed frameshift) — protein MSADLVPDDLWERVAPLLPERPPRRHRYPGRRPVDDRAALRAIVYVLCKSVSWRDVPAERFGCSGVTAWRRLRDWTEAGVWPRLHEVLLAELRAAGLLDMDDVAIDASHVRALKRGAHTGPSPVDRARPGSKHHLIVDRHGTPLIVSLTSGNRHDVTQLMPLLDAIPRIRGLRGRPRHRPRRLFADRGYDFDKYRRLLRARGITPKIARRGTLHGSGLGKTRWVVERTFAWLHQFKRLRIRYEIRADLHLGLLQLACSIICLRRLRTSF, from the exons GTGTCTGCTGATCTCGTGCCTGATGACCTGTGGGAACGTGTGGCCCCGTTACTGCCGGAACGTCCACCTCGCCGGCACCGGTATCCGGGGCGTCGGCCGGTGGACGATCGTGCGGCGTTGAGGGCCATCGTTTACGTGCTGTGCAAGAGCGTGAGCTGGCGGGACGTTCCAGCCGAGCGGTTCGGCTGCAGTGGTGTGACGGCCTGGCGTCGGCTTCGGGACTGGACCGAGGCCGGAGTGTGGCCCCGCCTCCACGAAGTCCTCCTGGCCGAGCTCCGGGCGGCCGGGCTGCTGGACATGGATGACGTTGCGATCGACGCCTCGCACGTCAGAGCCCTCA AAAGGGGGGCTCACACCGGACCTTCGCCGGTCGACCGTGCCCGCCCCGGCAGCAAGCACCACCTCATCGTCGACCGCCACGGAACCCCACTCATCGTCTCCCTGACCAGTGGAAACCGTCACGACGTCACCCAGCTCATGCCCCTGCTGGACGCGATACCCCGCATCCGCGGGCTTCGAGGACGGCCACGTCACCGGCCCCGCCGGCTCTTCGCCGACCGCGGCTACGACTTCGACAAGTACCGGCGCCTGCTCAGAGCCCGCGGGATCACACCCAAGATCGCCCGACGCGGCACACTTCACGGATCCGGCCTGGGCAAGACCCGCTGGGTCGTCGAGCGAACCTTCGCCTGGCTGCACCAGTTCAAACGACTCCGCATCCGCTACGAGATACGAGCCGACCTCCACCTCGGCCTGCTCCAACTGGCCTGCAGCATCATCTGCTTACGCCGACTCCGAACCTCATTCTGA
- a CDS encoding aldo/keto reductase: MERRSIGSGPLWVGAIGLGCMPMSWAYAPSHRRGEESERTLHTALDLGANLLDTADVYGPFTNELVLGRVLRERRSEAFVSAKVGLRAGEQHVVADGRPGYVRRACDASLRRLRTDVIDLYQLHRVDPDVPVEETWGAMAELVAAGKVRALGFCALGAGAGPGAGRRGDRAYRSTVRLLERAQQVFPVSAVQAELSVWSPEAAWQLLPWCAARGVGVLAAMPLGSGFLTGTLRPGAGFESADVRARHPRFTADAMASNQVLVAGLRRVARRHGPEVTAAQVALAWVLAQGPHVVPVPGADRAHWAAENARAAEVRLTAGDLAEMAELPAAVGAWD; this comes from the coding sequence GTGGAGCGCAGGTCGATCGGGTCGGGGCCGCTGTGGGTGGGCGCCATCGGCCTCGGCTGCATGCCGATGAGCTGGGCGTACGCGCCCTCGCACCGCCGGGGCGAGGAGTCGGAGCGGACCCTGCACACGGCACTTGACCTCGGTGCGAACCTGCTGGACACGGCCGATGTGTACGGGCCCTTCACCAACGAGCTGGTCCTCGGGCGGGTGCTGCGGGAGCGGCGGTCCGAGGCCTTCGTGTCGGCCAAGGTGGGCCTGCGGGCCGGTGAGCAGCACGTGGTGGCGGACGGTCGGCCCGGATATGTGCGGCGGGCCTGCGACGCCTCGCTGCGGCGGCTGCGGACCGACGTCATAGACCTGTACCAGCTGCACCGGGTGGACCCGGACGTGCCGGTGGAGGAGACCTGGGGCGCCATGGCGGAGCTGGTGGCCGCGGGGAAGGTGCGGGCGCTCGGTTTCTGTGCGCTGGGCGCGGGCGCCGGGCCGGGCGCGGGGCGGCGCGGCGACCGGGCGTACCGGTCGACCGTGAGGCTGCTGGAGCGGGCGCAGCAGGTGTTCCCGGTGAGCGCGGTGCAGGCCGAACTGTCGGTGTGGTCGCCGGAGGCGGCGTGGCAGTTGCTGCCGTGGTGTGCGGCGCGCGGGGTGGGGGTGCTGGCGGCGATGCCGCTGGGCAGCGGGTTCCTGACCGGGACGCTGCGGCCGGGCGCCGGCTTCGAGTCGGCGGACGTGCGGGCCCGGCACCCGAGGTTCACGGCGGACGCGATGGCTTCGAACCAGGTGCTGGTGGCGGGCCTGCGGCGGGTGGCCCGGCGGCACGGGCCGGAGGTCACCGCGGCGCAGGTGGCGCTGGCGTGGGTGTTGGCGCAGGGACCGCACGTGGTGCCCGTCCCGGGGGCCGATCGGGCGCATTGGGCGGCGGAGAACGCCCGGGCTGCCGAGGTCCGGCTCACGGCCGGGGACCTGGCCGAGATGGCGGAACTTCCGGCGGCGGTGGGAGCCTGGGACTGA
- a CDS encoding PQQ-dependent sugar dehydrogenase, whose protein sequence is MTALALAGCGALLAAGCSPPGGEAARPGGSPPGTASPGGGSPGSSGSPSTSGPPAKGAVTVKGEVAKGLESPWGVAALPGGDLLVASRDKGTISRVRADTGAITPIGEVPGVAPGGEGGLLGLALSPTFASDRLVYVYFTTESDNRIARLRYDDQRPAGQRLGAPDTVFRGIPKGLVHNGGRIAFGPDKMLYVGTGETGETGLAQDKKSLGGKILRMTPDGEPVHGNPEADSVVYSYGHRNVQGLTWDKDKRLWAAEFGQNTWDELNLIEPGVNYGWPEAEGKAGRAGFRDPVAVWKTDEASPSGIAWAQGSIWMAGLKGERLWRIPLAGATPVAEPEAFLQGRYGRLRTVVPLGGDALLLVTSETDGRGSPETGDDRILTLTVR, encoded by the coding sequence CTGACGGCGCTGGCCCTGGCCGGGTGCGGGGCCCTGCTGGCGGCGGGCTGCTCGCCGCCGGGCGGGGAGGCGGCCCGGCCGGGCGGCTCCCCACCGGGTACGGCGTCACCGGGGGGCGGGTCACCGGGTTCCTCCGGCTCCCCCTCGACGAGCGGTCCGCCCGCCAAGGGCGCCGTGACGGTGAAGGGCGAGGTCGCCAAGGGGCTGGAGTCCCCGTGGGGTGTGGCGGCGCTGCCGGGCGGCGACCTGTTGGTCGCCTCGCGGGACAAGGGCACCATCAGTCGCGTGCGGGCGGACACGGGCGCGATCACGCCGATCGGCGAGGTCCCCGGGGTGGCCCCGGGCGGCGAGGGCGGGTTGCTGGGTCTCGCGCTCTCCCCGACCTTCGCCTCGGACCGGCTCGTGTACGTCTACTTCACGACCGAGTCCGACAACAGGATCGCCCGCCTGCGCTATGACGACCAGAGACCGGCCGGGCAGCGGTTGGGGGCACCCGACACGGTGTTCCGGGGCATCCCGAAGGGCCTCGTCCACAACGGGGGTCGGATCGCGTTCGGCCCGGACAAGATGCTGTACGTCGGCACCGGGGAGACCGGCGAGACCGGGCTCGCGCAGGACAAGAAGTCCCTCGGCGGCAAGATCCTGCGGATGACCCCGGACGGGGAACCGGTGCACGGCAACCCGGAGGCGGACTCGGTCGTCTATTCGTACGGCCACCGCAATGTGCAGGGCCTCACCTGGGACAAGGACAAGCGGCTCTGGGCCGCCGAGTTCGGCCAGAACACGTGGGACGAGCTGAATCTGATCGAGCCCGGTGTGAACTACGGCTGGCCGGAGGCCGAGGGGAAGGCGGGCAGAGCCGGCTTCCGCGACCCGGTGGCCGTGTGGAAGACCGACGAGGCGTCGCCGAGCGGCATCGCCTGGGCGCAGGGATCGATCTGGATGGCGGGGCTGAAGGGCGAGCGGCTGTGGCGGATCCCGCTCGCCGGCGCGACCCCGGTGGCCGAGCCGGAGGCCTTCCTCCAGGGCCGGTACGGCCGGTTGCGGACCGTGGTGCCGCTGGGCGGGGACGCGTTGCTGCTGGTCACGAGCGAGACGGATGGGCGCGGGTCGCCGGAGACCGGCGACGACAGGATCCTGACACTGACGGTGCGATGA
- a CDS encoding S41 family peptidase, whose protein sequence is MPSNQQIIEEALERIDAGYVFPAKIPAIEAAIGDHLAAGAYEGLDGPALCEAVTAHLQEVCPDKHLRLLWTDEPQSSAPADADGGRAAFLALLRAEGQGIRRVERLEGNVGLIELRRVATAAEGASAIGAAMQLVAHSSALVLDLRACLGGSPEGAAMWCSYFFPDDQVHLNDIHDRRTDTTRQFWTTAHLPAPRYLDRPVQVLTSGTTFSAGEDIAYTLQANGRAVVLGETTRGGAHPTTRYTVTDHIQVTVPTARAVNTVTGTNWEGVGVVPDVPVPADQALEEALGTASRQIPSQPG, encoded by the coding sequence ATGCCTTCCAATCAACAGATAATCGAAGAGGCCCTGGAGCGAATCGACGCGGGCTATGTCTTCCCCGCGAAGATTCCCGCCATCGAAGCCGCGATCGGGGACCATCTGGCGGCCGGCGCCTACGAGGGCCTGGACGGTCCGGCTCTCTGCGAGGCGGTGACCGCACATCTCCAGGAGGTGTGCCCGGACAAGCACCTGCGACTGCTCTGGACGGACGAGCCGCAATCGTCGGCTCCGGCGGACGCCGACGGGGGCCGGGCCGCGTTCCTCGCGCTGCTCCGGGCGGAGGGCCAGGGGATCCGCCGCGTCGAACGGCTGGAAGGGAACGTCGGGCTCATCGAGCTCCGGCGCGTCGCCACCGCCGCCGAGGGCGCGAGCGCGATCGGCGCGGCCATGCAGCTGGTCGCGCACAGCTCCGCCCTCGTACTGGACCTGCGGGCGTGCCTCGGCGGATCCCCGGAGGGGGCGGCGATGTGGTGCAGCTACTTCTTCCCTGACGACCAGGTGCACCTGAACGACATCCACGACCGGCGCACCGATACGACCCGCCAGTTCTGGACGACCGCCCACCTCCCCGCGCCGCGCTACCTGGACCGCCCCGTCCAGGTGCTCACGAGCGGGACCACGTTCTCCGCGGGCGAGGACATCGCCTACACCCTGCAGGCCAACGGCCGGGCCGTCGTCCTCGGCGAGACCACGCGGGGCGGCGCCCACCCCACGACCCGCTACACGGTCACCGATCACATCCAGGTCACCGTCCCCACGGCCCGGGCCGTCAACACCGTCACGGGGACCAACTGGGAGGGCGTGGGAGTCGTACCCGACGTTCCGGTTCCGGCGGACCAGGCGCTCGAAGAGGCACTCGGGACCGCGTCGCGGCAGATCCCGTCGCAGCCCGGATAG